One stretch of Bremerella cremea DNA includes these proteins:
- a CDS encoding nicotinate phosphoribosyltransferase, whose protein sequence is MIDELYKPPLALLTDLYQLTMAYGYWKLGRADQQAVFHLFFRKPPFQGGYAVAAGLEQALQYLQQFRFDSSDLEYLASLTGNDDAPLFDQQFLDYLGQLRLSVDIDAVPEGTVVFGQEPLLKVRGPILQCQLLETPLLNLINFQTLIATKSARITTAAGDDPVLEFGLRRAQGIDGALSASRAAYIGGSAATSNVLAGKLLGIPVKGTHAHSWVMSFDTEAEAFAQYAAAMPNNCVFLVDTYDTLDGVRQACEVGKQLRRQGHEMVGIRLDSGDLAYLSIEARQILDEAGFPQAAIVASNDIDENIIASLKSQGSQITIWGIGTKLVTAFDQPALGGVYKLAATQQADGTWQPKIKLSEQAIKTSIPGSLQVRRYHSDGQMLGDMIFDELHGVDPRAMIVDSKDPTRRKRLTHFTATDLLENVMQAGQRVQPEEALTAIRQRARQQLASLHPTIRRFMNPHEYPVGLDIGLHERRDHMIQEARQSQWQGKERTS, encoded by the coding sequence ATGATCGATGAACTCTACAAACCTCCACTGGCCCTGCTAACCGATCTGTATCAATTAACCATGGCTTATGGTTACTGGAAGCTAGGTCGGGCCGATCAGCAGGCAGTGTTTCATCTCTTTTTTCGCAAGCCTCCGTTCCAAGGGGGCTATGCGGTTGCGGCTGGGTTAGAGCAAGCGTTGCAATACTTGCAGCAATTCCGCTTCGATTCGTCCGATCTCGAATACCTGGCCAGCCTCACCGGCAATGACGATGCTCCGCTATTCGACCAGCAATTCCTCGACTATCTCGGTCAATTGAGGTTATCGGTCGATATCGACGCCGTACCCGAAGGAACGGTTGTTTTCGGGCAAGAGCCGCTGTTGAAAGTACGTGGGCCGATCCTACAGTGCCAACTGCTAGAAACGCCGCTGCTGAATCTGATAAACTTTCAAACGTTGATTGCCACCAAATCGGCGCGCATCACGACGGCGGCTGGGGACGACCCGGTCTTGGAATTCGGACTTCGCCGGGCTCAAGGAATCGATGGAGCACTTTCCGCAAGTCGAGCAGCTTACATCGGCGGCAGCGCGGCGACCTCGAATGTGCTGGCCGGAAAGCTGCTAGGCATTCCCGTCAAAGGGACGCACGCCCATAGCTGGGTGATGTCGTTCGATACCGAAGCGGAAGCATTCGCGCAGTATGCCGCAGCGATGCCTAACAATTGCGTGTTCCTGGTCGACACATACGACACCTTGGACGGCGTCCGTCAGGCCTGCGAGGTGGGTAAGCAGCTTCGCCGTCAAGGGCACGAGATGGTTGGCATCCGGTTAGACTCAGGCGATTTAGCTTACTTGAGCATCGAAGCCCGACAAATCTTAGACGAAGCAGGCTTTCCGCAGGCAGCAATCGTGGCGTCGAACGACATCGACGAGAACATTATCGCCAGTCTCAAGTCGCAAGGCAGCCAGATCACGATTTGGGGAATTGGTACGAAGCTGGTCACCGCGTTCGATCAACCGGCGCTGGGGGGCGTTTATAAGTTGGCCGCTACTCAGCAAGCCGACGGCACCTGGCAGCCGAAGATTAAACTCTCGGAACAAGCCATCAAAACTTCGATCCCTGGTTCGCTGCAGGTGCGACGTTACCACAGCGACGGCCAGATGCTTGGCGACATGATCTTCGACGAGCTACACGGCGTCGATCCTCGGGCCATGATCGTCGATAGCAAAGATCCAACCCGCCGCAAACGTTTAACCCACTTCACCGCGACCGATTTGCTTGAAAACGTGATGCAAGCCGGTCAGCGTGTTCAGCCTGAGGAAGCGTTGACGGCCATCCGCCAGCGAGCTCGGCAGCAGTTGGCTTCGCTGCACCCAACCATCCGCCGCTTCATGAACCCGCACGAATATCCCGTGGGGCTCGATATTGGGCTGCACGAACGACGCGATCACATGATTCAAGAGGCTCGCCAGTCTCAGTGGCAAGGGAAAGAACGCACCTCATGA
- a CDS encoding NUDIX hydrolase, translated as MKKTHQYEYARPALTVDIVVFALDENDLMVMLIQRDLDPFEGQWALPGGFVHIDETLEDAARRELQEETGLKDIYLEQLYTFGGLQRDPRERVVTVAYYALVNLAGHNVQANTDARNAAWFAMSELPELAFDHAMILQTAHERLRGKVRYQPIGFELLPEKFTLRQLQHLYEVILDRELDKRNFRKKVLSMEIVKETNEIEKDVAHRAARLFRFDKKTYDKLTKQGFHFEI; from the coding sequence ATGAAAAAGACACATCAATACGAGTACGCGCGTCCGGCGCTGACGGTCGATATCGTGGTGTTCGCGCTCGATGAAAATGATTTGATGGTGATGCTGATTCAGCGCGACCTGGATCCTTTCGAGGGACAATGGGCCCTGCCAGGCGGTTTTGTGCATATCGACGAAACCCTGGAAGATGCCGCCCGGCGCGAGTTGCAGGAAGAAACCGGTTTGAAGGATATCTACCTCGAACAGCTTTACACCTTCGGTGGCTTGCAGCGAGACCCGCGCGAACGTGTGGTGACGGTGGCTTACTATGCCCTGGTGAATTTAGCAGGGCACAACGTCCAAGCAAACACCGACGCACGTAACGCGGCCTGGTTCGCCATGAGCGAACTGCCCGAACTGGCGTTTGACCATGCCATGATTTTACAAACAGCCCACGAGCGGCTACGGGGCAAGGTTCGCTACCAGCCGATTGGGTTCGAACTTTTGCCTGAAAAGTTTACCTTACGGCAACTACAACACTTGTACGAAGTGATCCTCGACCGAGAACTCGACAAACGCAATTTCCGCAAAAAAGTGCTCAGCATGGAGATTGTCAAAGAAACCAACGAGATCGAAAAAGATGTCGCCCACCGCGCGGCTCGTCTGTTTCGCTTCGATAAAAAGACCTACGACAAATTAACCAAGCAAGGATTTCACTTCGAGATTTGA
- a CDS encoding FAD-binding and (Fe-S)-binding domain-containing protein, producing the protein MGICDLVRMMEGYRPSPNFPPRVKAPMDTAAATTPADLTAQFDALRQKLAGELHTGHLMRTLYSTDASAYQQMPLAVAIPQTTEDIRELILFAGKHGVGLIPRTAGTSLAGQVVGGGIVVDVSRNFTKVLEIDPQQRTVWVEPGVIRNELNLALKPHGMLFGPETSTQNRAMLGGMVGNNSCGSNSIKYGSTRDHLIEIEGFLSDGSLVTFKALSQEEFEAKCNGPDSLETKLYQHIRTMLSDAENRAEIERQFPKPSIPRRNTGYALDLLMDADVLAESSDKPFNFCKLIAGSEGTLFFATRIKLNCLPLPPPVNGLICGHFETVDASLRATQIAVKHDCYGCELIDSYILACTERSIEHRANRFFVQGNPGAILVIDIRGDSQHEVQAVCDRIIAEIQAAGYGYAFPVLFGEDTEKIWDLRKAGLGLLGNTPGDAKPAPVVEDTCVDVDDLPEYIAEFNKRLQERFGLECVHYAHAGSGEIHLRPVINLKTPEGNRQFREVAQTIAELVKQYRGSLSGEHGDGRLRGEFLEYMIGAHNYELVRQVKQTWDPRGVFNPNKIVDTPPMNSSLRVTPGQKPRQPETLFDFSANFGILGAVEMCNGSGDCRKTHLSGGTMCPSYMATRNEKHTTRARANTLRHVITQSDANNPFDNEELKEVLDLCLSCKGCKKECPSTVDMAKLKGEFQQHYYDAHGVPRRAKLIADFTSKQNLAAKFPWLWNLLFGTPFIRKILNRLTGFHPDRTIPLLPKQTLADWFAQHQPHENAGKVGRVLLFNDEFTNFHDPHVGIAAIELLERLGYSVKIPQHGESGRTWLSKGLLREAKKRIDQNLRLLKDQLSDGVMMIGLEPSTILTFRDETLELADPELRPIAHQIAPQCVLLEEFIQQEVRAGRITPDSFTDQAKSISLHGHCFQKALVGQSASIAALSLPRNYTVKTIPSGCCGMAGSFGYEAEHYPISMQIGELVLFPRVRELAKETLIAAPGTSCRHQIHDGTSRGALHPAQILRDALIIS; encoded by the coding sequence ATGGGAATTTGTGATTTGGTCCGTATGATGGAAGGGTATCGCCCATCGCCAAACTTCCCTCCTCGCGTTAAAGCCCCTATGGATACCGCCGCCGCTACGACTCCTGCTGATCTCACCGCCCAGTTCGATGCCCTTCGCCAGAAGCTTGCCGGAGAACTGCATACCGGCCACTTGATGCGGACGCTTTACTCGACCGACGCGTCTGCCTATCAGCAGATGCCGCTGGCGGTGGCGATTCCGCAAACGACGGAAGACATTCGCGAACTGATCTTGTTCGCCGGAAAGCATGGCGTCGGCTTGATTCCGCGAACCGCCGGAACTTCGCTGGCTGGGCAAGTGGTTGGTGGGGGGATCGTGGTCGATGTTTCGCGGAACTTCACCAAGGTTCTCGAAATCGATCCGCAGCAGCGAACCGTGTGGGTGGAACCAGGGGTGATTCGTAACGAGCTCAATCTGGCGCTCAAGCCGCACGGCATGTTGTTTGGTCCAGAGACGTCTACCCAAAATCGGGCGATGCTCGGTGGGATGGTCGGTAACAATTCGTGCGGCTCGAACTCGATTAAGTATGGCAGTACCCGCGATCACCTCATTGAAATCGAAGGGTTTCTTTCCGACGGTTCGCTGGTGACCTTCAAAGCGTTATCGCAAGAGGAATTCGAGGCCAAGTGCAACGGACCAGACTCGCTGGAAACCAAACTCTATCAGCACATTCGCACGATGCTTTCCGACGCAGAGAACCGCGCCGAGATTGAACGTCAGTTTCCGAAACCATCGATCCCGCGCCGCAACACCGGCTACGCGTTAGATCTGCTGATGGACGCCGATGTCTTGGCTGAAAGCAGCGACAAACCGTTCAACTTCTGCAAGTTGATCGCTGGCAGCGAAGGAACGTTGTTCTTTGCTACGCGCATCAAGCTGAACTGCTTACCACTGCCGCCGCCGGTCAATGGTTTGATTTGCGGCCATTTTGAAACGGTCGACGCTTCGCTGCGCGCCACGCAAATCGCCGTGAAGCACGACTGCTACGGCTGCGAACTGATCGATAGTTACATTCTGGCTTGCACCGAGCGCAGTATCGAACATCGTGCGAATCGCTTCTTCGTGCAAGGAAACCCAGGGGCAATCTTGGTGATCGATATTCGCGGCGATTCACAGCATGAAGTGCAAGCGGTTTGCGACCGGATCATTGCCGAAATACAAGCCGCCGGTTACGGCTATGCCTTTCCGGTGCTGTTCGGGGAAGACACCGAAAAAATTTGGGACCTCCGCAAAGCTGGCCTCGGTTTGCTCGGCAATACGCCCGGCGACGCGAAACCTGCCCCGGTGGTCGAAGACACGTGTGTCGATGTCGATGACTTGCCGGAATACATCGCCGAGTTCAATAAACGCTTGCAGGAACGATTTGGCCTCGAGTGTGTGCACTATGCTCATGCCGGAAGTGGTGAAATTCATCTGCGCCCAGTGATTAACCTGAAGACTCCGGAAGGGAATCGTCAGTTCCGCGAGGTCGCCCAAACCATTGCTGAATTGGTCAAACAGTATCGAGGTTCACTCAGTGGCGAGCATGGCGATGGTCGTTTACGGGGCGAGTTTCTTGAGTACATGATCGGAGCCCACAACTACGAACTAGTTCGTCAGGTGAAACAAACGTGGGATCCTCGTGGCGTGTTCAATCCGAACAAGATTGTCGACACGCCCCCCATGAATAGCTCGCTGCGTGTCACGCCGGGGCAGAAGCCGCGGCAACCAGAAACGTTGTTCGACTTCTCTGCCAACTTTGGCATTTTGGGGGCGGTCGAAATGTGCAACGGGTCGGGCGATTGCCGCAAGACGCACCTTTCTGGCGGAACGATGTGCCCAAGTTATATGGCCACCCGCAACGAGAAGCACACCACTCGCGCCCGGGCCAATACCCTGCGGCATGTCATCACCCAGTCAGACGCCAACAACCCGTTCGACAACGAAGAACTGAAGGAAGTGCTTGATCTTTGCTTGTCGTGCAAAGGGTGCAAGAAGGAATGTCCTTCGACGGTTGATATGGCCAAGCTCAAAGGGGAGTTTCAGCAGCATTACTACGACGCCCACGGTGTGCCGCGGCGGGCGAAGTTGATTGCCGACTTCACCAGCAAACAGAACCTGGCCGCGAAGTTCCCTTGGCTGTGGAACCTGCTGTTCGGAACGCCGTTTATTCGCAAGATCTTGAACCGTTTAACTGGGTTTCACCCCGACCGCACGATACCGCTGTTGCCTAAGCAAACGTTGGCAGATTGGTTCGCCCAGCATCAGCCGCATGAAAACGCCGGGAAGGTGGGACGCGTTCTCCTGTTTAACGACGAGTTCACCAACTTCCACGATCCGCACGTCGGTATCGCGGCGATCGAGTTGTTGGAACGGCTCGGCTATTCCGTCAAGATTCCTCAGCATGGCGAAAGTGGGCGGACCTGGCTTTCCAAAGGGTTGCTGCGGGAAGCCAAAAAACGGATCGATCAAAACCTGCGCCTGCTAAAAGATCAACTGAGCGATGGGGTCATGATGATAGGTCTGGAACCTTCCACGATTCTGACGTTTCGGGACGAGACGCTGGAGTTGGCCGATCCCGAGCTACGCCCGATCGCTCACCAAATTGCCCCTCAATGCGTGCTACTGGAAGAGTTCATCCAACAGGAAGTCAGGGCAGGGCGGATCACGCCAGATTCGTTTACCGATCAGGCAAAATCGATTTCGCTGCATGGCCATTGCTTTCAAAAGGCGTTGGTCGGTCAATCGGCCAGCATTGCCGCGTTGAGCCTGCCCCGGAACTACACGGTGAAAACCATTCCCAGCGGTTGCTGCGGCATGGCAGGTTCATTTGGTTACGAAGCGGAACACTACCCCATATCGATGCAAATAGGCGAGCTAGTCCTGTTCCCTCGTGTGCGTGAACTGGCGAAAGAGACCTTGATTGCCGCCCCGGGAACTTCCTGCCGCCATCAAATACACGATGGCACTTCGCGAGGGGCTTTACACCCTGCCCAGATCCTCAGAGATGCGCTGATTATTTCCTGA